The following are from one region of the Fundidesulfovibrio soli genome:
- a CDS encoding HD-GYP domain-containing protein, giving the protein MSPVHKPTPKPSGVSQRGEDYFPIQPNTILPGTEGMFDLYLQRAGGFVLYARKGEIFSVEPKLKQALDLTAFYIRVDQRFDYESYLARNLGAVLLNPDIPVEERSRLFYQISSGIMKQSFTGKLPRGLDEKTYQELQTLVKRGLAFLSKPGTLTSLSEFLSHKYHTYTHSLNVMVLTIAMLQSLPDVDRSILFDAGLGAALHDIGKTEIPDNVLNKAGPLTQAEWEIVRTHPVRALGICATMPLNHVTTNTILFHHERWDGKGYPGGMSGEGIPLTARVLALCDAYDALTSERPYAKALNPYKALAVMREEMQGAFDPQLYKRLVFVLGNARIV; this is encoded by the coding sequence ATGAGCCCGGTCCACAAGCCAACCCCGAAGCCGAGCGGCGTCTCCCAGCGGGGGGAGGACTATTTCCCCATCCAGCCCAACACCATCCTGCCCGGCACGGAGGGCATGTTCGACCTCTACCTCCAGCGCGCCGGAGGCTTCGTGCTCTACGCCCGCAAGGGCGAGATATTCAGCGTGGAGCCCAAGCTCAAGCAGGCCCTGGATCTCACGGCCTTCTACATCCGCGTGGATCAGCGCTTCGACTACGAGTCCTACCTGGCCAGGAACCTTGGCGCGGTGCTGCTCAACCCCGACATCCCCGTGGAGGAGCGCTCCCGCCTGTTCTACCAGATCTCCTCGGGCATCATGAAGCAGAGCTTCACCGGGAAGCTGCCCCGCGGCCTGGACGAGAAGACCTACCAGGAGCTGCAGACGCTGGTGAAGCGCGGCCTGGCCTTCCTCTCCAAGCCGGGCACCCTGACCAGCCTGTCGGAGTTCCTCTCCCACAAGTACCACACCTACACGCACTCCCTGAACGTGATGGTGCTGACCATCGCGATGCTGCAATCCCTGCCGGACGTGGACCGCTCCATCCTGTTCGATGCGGGCCTGGGCGCGGCTCTGCACGACATCGGCAAGACCGAGATACCCGACAACGTGCTCAACAAGGCCGGGCCGCTCACCCAGGCGGAGTGGGAGATAGTGCGCACGCACCCCGTGCGGGCGTTGGGCATCTGCGCCACCATGCCGCTCAACCACGTGACCACCAACACCATCCTCTTCCACCACGAGCGCTGGGACGGCAAAGGCTACCCCGGGGGCATGTCCGGCGAGGGCATCCCGCTCACGGCGCGGGTGCTCGCGCTGTGCGACGCATACGACGCCCTGACCTCGGAGCGGCCCTACGCCAAGGCGCTCAACCCCTACAAGGCCCTGGCCGTCATGCGCGAGGAGATGCAGGGGGCCTTCGACCCGCAGCTCTACAAGCGTTTGGTCTTCGTGCTGGGCAACGCGCGCATCGTTTGA
- the glgB gene encoding 1,4-alpha-glucan branching protein GlgB, with translation MAASVIHGVSLLTDHDIYLFKEGSHFRLYDKLGSHLLCVDGQEGTLFAVWAPNARKVSVIGDFNGWNPRSHPLSPRLDSSGIWEGFVPGVGQGAVYKYHITSNHRGQKLEKGDPFALAWEVAPKTASVVWKLEDYRWNDADWMGRRAARNGLEAPMSVYEMHIGSWKRHQDTWHSYSYRELAAELPAYLAEMGFTHVEFLPVMEHPFFGSWGYQTLGYFAPSSRYGTPQDFMHLVDALHAAGIGVILDWVPSHFPTDGHGLSGFDGTALYEHEDPKQGYHPDWKSSIFNYGRNEVRAFLLSSGLFWLDRYHADGLRVDAVASMLYLDYSRQEGEWVPNIYGGKENLEAIAFMRALNEAAYTSYPGIQTMAEESTDWPMVSRPPYLGGLGFGMKWNMGWMHDTLDYFAKDPVFRKYHQGQLSFSIWYAFNENFVLPLSHDEVVHGKGSLLNKMPGDHWQKLAGLRLLLGYMWAHPGKKLLFQGADVAQWAEWKHDGEVDWGLLQHPGHEGVHRWIKDLNALYKGEPALHELDFEQKGFQWVDFHDAEASVLTFLRLARDPSDVVLVCCNLTPVPREGYIVGVPSGGLWRELLNSDADWYHGSGMGNAGAVEAQAIEAHGRPFSLTLTLPPLSAMFFKPAP, from the coding sequence ATGGCCGCAAGCGTAATTCACGGCGTGAGCCTGCTCACCGACCACGACATCTACCTTTTCAAGGAAGGCAGCCACTTCAGGCTCTACGACAAGCTGGGCTCGCACCTGCTGTGCGTGGACGGCCAGGAGGGGACGCTCTTCGCGGTGTGGGCCCCCAACGCCCGGAAGGTCTCCGTCATCGGGGACTTCAACGGCTGGAACCCGCGCAGCCACCCGCTGAGCCCGCGCCTGGACAGCTCCGGAATCTGGGAGGGCTTCGTGCCGGGCGTGGGGCAGGGCGCGGTCTACAAATACCACATCACCTCGAACCACCGGGGCCAGAAGCTGGAGAAGGGCGACCCCTTCGCCCTGGCCTGGGAGGTGGCCCCCAAGACCGCGTCCGTGGTCTGGAAACTCGAGGACTACCGCTGGAACGACGCGGACTGGATGGGCCGGCGCGCGGCGCGCAACGGCTTGGAGGCGCCCATGAGCGTCTACGAGATGCACATCGGCTCCTGGAAGCGCCACCAGGATACCTGGCACTCCTACTCCTACCGGGAGCTGGCGGCGGAACTTCCGGCCTACCTTGCGGAGATGGGCTTCACCCACGTGGAGTTCCTCCCCGTGATGGAGCACCCCTTCTTCGGCTCCTGGGGCTACCAGACCCTGGGCTACTTCGCCCCCTCCAGCCGCTACGGCACGCCCCAGGACTTCATGCACCTTGTGGACGCCCTGCACGCCGCCGGGATCGGCGTCATCCTGGATTGGGTGCCCTCCCACTTCCCCACGGACGGGCACGGCCTGAGCGGCTTCGACGGCACCGCGCTCTATGAGCACGAGGACCCCAAGCAGGGCTACCACCCGGACTGGAAGAGCTCCATCTTCAACTACGGGCGCAACGAGGTGCGGGCTTTCCTGCTCTCCTCGGGCCTGTTCTGGCTGGACCGCTACCACGCCGACGGCCTCCGCGTGGACGCCGTGGCCTCCATGCTCTACCTGGACTACTCCCGCCAGGAGGGCGAGTGGGTGCCCAACATCTACGGCGGCAAGGAGAACCTGGAGGCCATCGCCTTCATGCGCGCCCTGAACGAGGCGGCCTACACCAGCTACCCCGGCATACAGACCATGGCCGAGGAGTCCACGGACTGGCCCATGGTCTCGCGCCCGCCCTACCTGGGCGGCCTGGGCTTCGGCATGAAGTGGAACATGGGCTGGATGCACGACACCCTGGACTACTTCGCCAAGGACCCGGTGTTCCGCAAATACCACCAGGGCCAGCTCTCCTTCTCCATCTGGTACGCCTTCAACGAGAACTTCGTGCTGCCCCTCTCCCACGACGAGGTGGTGCACGGCAAAGGCTCGCTCTTGAACAAGATGCCCGGCGACCACTGGCAGAAGCTGGCGGGCCTGCGCCTGCTGCTGGGTTACATGTGGGCGCACCCGGGCAAGAAGCTGCTCTTCCAGGGCGCGGACGTGGCCCAGTGGGCCGAATGGAAACACGACGGAGAGGTGGACTGGGGCCTGCTCCAGCATCCCGGCCACGAGGGCGTGCACCGCTGGATCAAGGACCTGAACGCCCTGTACAAGGGCGAACCCGCCCTGCACGAGCTGGATTTCGAGCAAAAGGGCTTCCAGTGGGTGGATTTCCACGACGCCGAGGCCAGCGTGCTCACCTTCCTGCGGCTGGCGCGCGACCCCTCCGACGTGGTGCTCGTGTGCTGCAACCTCACCCCTGTGCCGCGCGAGGGCTACATCGTGGGCGTGCCCTCGGGCGGGCTCTGGCGCGAGCTGCTCAACTCCGACGCGGACTGGTACCACGGCTCGGGCATGGGCAACGCAGGGGCCGTGGAGGCCCAGGCCATCGAGGCGCACGGCAGGCCCTTCTCGCTTACGCTGACCCTGCCGCCGCTCTCGGCCATGTTCTTCAAGCCCGCGCCCTAG
- a CDS encoding YkgJ family cysteine cluster protein, whose translation MNELHFGCTRCSACCRSSIPLGIAEALDYDDSFLLALVFSVETWNLDDFSKNRPATPLSHEELLTALAFRKDKLAQDPSRDMVFRVGKLKATGERVATFITAGACALGEREAGAARCAALDPRGACSAYERRPLACRVFPLDPLFPEMLQNVPLRALGQRTGCDTSEAAPALWRDGKIIDPDAAAALAARQETIREDSLFLPFWGLASGNFPPLPGLSELLGSVKGNGKVDLPFAPALVYLAAAGRITAQRAEECLERQMALAARAVEEAMARKDKSERARTTVLRNCVALMAGLKGRVADAAAGLAAITD comes from the coding sequence ATGAACGAACTGCACTTCGGCTGCACCCGCTGCTCCGCCTGCTGCCGCTCCAGCATCCCGCTGGGCATCGCCGAGGCCCTGGACTACGACGACAGCTTCCTGCTGGCCCTGGTCTTCTCCGTGGAGACCTGGAACCTGGACGACTTCTCCAAGAACCGCCCGGCCACGCCTCTGAGCCACGAGGAGCTGCTCACGGCCCTGGCCTTCCGCAAGGACAAGCTGGCCCAGGACCCCAGCCGGGACATGGTCTTCCGCGTGGGCAAGCTCAAGGCAACGGGGGAGCGGGTGGCCACCTTCATCACCGCGGGGGCCTGCGCCCTGGGCGAGCGCGAGGCCGGAGCCGCGCGCTGCGCCGCGCTGGACCCGCGGGGGGCCTGCTCCGCCTACGAGCGCCGCCCTCTGGCCTGCCGCGTCTTCCCGCTGGACCCGCTCTTCCCGGAGATGCTGCAGAACGTCCCGCTGCGCGCGCTGGGGCAGCGCACGGGCTGCGACACCTCGGAGGCCGCGCCCGCGCTCTGGCGCGACGGCAAGATCATCGACCCGGATGCGGCGGCGGCCCTGGCCGCCCGGCAGGAGACCATCCGGGAGGACTCGCTCTTCCTGCCCTTCTGGGGCCTGGCCTCGGGCAACTTCCCGCCCCTGCCGGGGCTCTCGGAGCTGCTGGGCTCGGTGAAGGGCAACGGCAAGGTGGATCTGCCCTTCGCCCCGGCCCTGGTCTACCTGGCTGCCGCCGGGAGGATCACGGCCCAGCGCGCCGAAGAGTGCCTGGAGCGCCAGATGGCGCTGGCCGCCCGGGCGGTGGAGGAGGCCATGGCCCGCAAGGACAAGTCCGAGCGGGCGCGCACGACGGTGCTGCGCAACTGCGTGGCGCTCATGGCCGGGCTCAAGGGCCGCGTGGCCGACGCGGCGGCCGGGCTGGCCGCCATCACCGATTGA
- a CDS encoding methyl-accepting chemotaxis protein, which produces MSFLSNARIPLKLTGSCLAFALPIAVLTYFTLQGLNKDIDFAESEISGNAYLRPLVSLLAHLPEAAKSSAKVDQDFTALGKAQAKFGAELQFTPAELAKRGREAYHPDKVAQAWKSAGATATPMALDAIVADVRGMISHAGDTSNLILDPDLDSYYLMDVVLLAVPQTLDRTAKALRDTLPMTGGSDLSLAERSALAVYTAMLRESDMERVMADLGTALKEDENFYGVSPTLQGNVPPAMQAYEKANKDLIAALEKMNRGGRVMRDELAALGDKAIAADMALWDACSKELDVLLGKRVAHYKRNAILALGLSLLAVMAACGMVALIGRSIVIQLRSLRGYAEKVSHGQLEAPLPQNCRAEFAELSGDIQDMVRELRKRLGFNQGLLRAFKVPLLVADAECKVTFTNQELLDFIEVEGKPEAWTGLTVAELVRNDATKPTIMSDCLDNKRSAYKAEIDFTTRKGNVHHALVDSELLHDLDGNIIGVCGVLTNITDIKRHESELEKRNNALALAASTSQGIVEGLGEAMRRLSECIGQAAEGASLQNERASETVSAVAAMNGSAQQVADLAGEAAQSAETARGTAQEGEAMVRTAVKSIASVQGQVLDLQQRMRELGSQAENVGKVLQVIGDIADQTNLLALNAAIEAARAGEAGRGFAVVADEVRKLAEKTMQATHEVGATLDAIRSGAAGTLSATEKAAKEIVETTELAQSSGDYLGRIVSIVEGASEQAKAIALAAGDQARASMQASQAVAEIEDVSSRTAQGMEEASRALAEVDNQAASLEELIRGMGR; this is translated from the coding sequence ATGTCGTTTTTGTCCAACGCCCGCATCCCGCTCAAGCTTACCGGCAGCTGCCTTGCATTCGCCCTGCCCATCGCGGTCCTGACCTATTTCACCCTGCAGGGGCTGAACAAGGACATCGATTTTGCGGAATCGGAAATTTCCGGCAACGCCTACCTGCGACCGCTGGTCTCCCTGCTGGCCCACCTGCCCGAGGCCGCCAAATCCTCCGCCAAGGTGGATCAGGACTTCACCGCCCTGGGCAAGGCCCAGGCGAAGTTCGGCGCGGAGCTCCAGTTCACCCCGGCGGAGCTGGCCAAGCGCGGCCGCGAGGCCTACCACCCCGACAAGGTGGCCCAGGCCTGGAAGAGCGCAGGGGCCACGGCCACCCCCATGGCCCTGGACGCCATCGTCGCGGACGTGCGCGGCATGATCTCCCACGCGGGCGACACCTCCAACCTCATCCTCGACCCCGACCTGGACAGCTACTACCTCATGGACGTGGTGCTCCTGGCCGTGCCCCAGACGCTCGACCGCACGGCCAAGGCCCTGCGCGACACCCTGCCCATGACCGGCGGCAGCGACCTGAGCCTGGCCGAACGCAGCGCCCTGGCCGTGTACACCGCCATGCTGCGCGAATCCGACATGGAGCGCGTCATGGCGGACCTGGGCACCGCCCTCAAGGAGGACGAGAACTTCTACGGCGTCTCTCCCACGCTCCAGGGCAACGTCCCGCCCGCGATGCAGGCCTACGAGAAGGCCAACAAGGACCTCATCGCCGCCCTGGAGAAGATGAACCGGGGCGGCAGGGTCATGCGCGACGAGCTGGCCGCGCTGGGCGACAAGGCCATCGCCGCCGACATGGCGCTTTGGGACGCCTGCTCCAAGGAGCTGGACGTGCTTCTCGGCAAGCGCGTGGCCCACTACAAGCGCAACGCCATCCTGGCCCTGGGGCTCAGCCTGCTGGCCGTGATGGCGGCCTGCGGCATGGTGGCCCTCATCGGCCGCAGCATCGTGATCCAGCTGCGCAGCCTGCGCGGCTACGCCGAGAAGGTCTCCCACGGCCAGTTGGAGGCCCCGCTCCCCCAGAACTGCCGAGCAGAATTCGCCGAACTCTCGGGAGACATCCAGGACATGGTCCGGGAGCTGCGCAAGCGCCTGGGCTTCAACCAGGGCCTGCTGCGCGCCTTCAAGGTGCCCCTGCTGGTGGCCGACGCCGAGTGCAAGGTGACCTTCACCAACCAGGAGCTGCTGGATTTCATCGAGGTGGAGGGCAAGCCCGAGGCCTGGACCGGCCTCACCGTTGCCGAGCTGGTGCGCAACGACGCAACCAAGCCCACCATCATGTCGGATTGCCTGGACAACAAACGCTCCGCCTACAAGGCCGAGATCGACTTCACCACCAGAAAGGGCAACGTGCACCACGCCCTGGTGGACTCCGAGCTGCTGCACGACCTGGACGGCAACATCATCGGCGTCTGCGGCGTGCTCACCAACATCACCGACATCAAGCGCCACGAGAGCGAGCTGGAGAAGCGCAACAACGCCCTGGCCCTGGCCGCCAGCACCTCCCAGGGCATCGTGGAGGGCCTGGGCGAGGCCATGCGCCGCCTGTCCGAATGCATCGGACAGGCCGCCGAGGGCGCCAGCCTGCAGAACGAGCGCGCCTCCGAGACCGTCTCCGCCGTGGCCGCCATGAACGGCTCGGCCCAGCAGGTGGCCGACCTGGCCGGGGAAGCCGCCCAGAGCGCCGAGACCGCCCGGGGCACCGCCCAGGAGGGCGAGGCCATGGTGCGCACGGCGGTGAAGTCCATCGCCTCGGTGCAGGGCCAGGTGCTCGACCTCCAGCAGCGCATGCGTGAGCTGGGCTCCCAGGCCGAGAACGTTGGCAAGGTGCTCCAGGTGATCGGGGACATCGCGGACCAGACCAACCTGCTGGCCCTCAACGCCGCCATCGAGGCCGCCCGCGCGGGCGAGGCGGGCAGAGGCTTCGCGGTCGTGGCCGACGAGGTGCGCAAGCTGGCCGAGAAGACCATGCAGGCGACCCACGAAGTGGGCGCCACCCTGGACGCCATCCGCTCCGGCGCGGCCGGCACCCTCTCCGCCACGGAGAAGGCCGCCAAGGAGATCGTGGAGACCACGGAGCTGGCCCAGTCCTCCGGCGACTACCTGGGCCGCATCGTCTCCATTGTGGAGGGCGCCTCGGAGCAGGCCAAGGCCATCGCCCTGGCCGCCGGGGACCAGGCCCGCGCCAGCATGCAGGCCAGCCAGGCCGTGGCCGAAATCGAGGACGTGTCCTCGCGCACGGCCCAGGGCATGGAGGAGGCATCCCGCGCGCTGGCCGAGGTGGACAATCAGGCCGCCAGCCTGGAGGAGCTCATCCGGGGCATGGGCCGGTAG
- a CDS encoding bifunctional adenosylcobinamide kinase/adenosylcobinamide-phosphate guanylyltransferase codes for MIRLVLGGEKSGKSDMAYGLFLEAPGPGVILAMGRARDEGFRRQILAHRQSRDPGLPVLEPGLELGAALRDASVRGLKVLVDSLDFWVFACLEDGRDRSEELALALEGFRGADAPHCLLVSCEVGLGPVAATSLVRRFSRAQGALNQRLAALADEVRLCVAGLPMRLK; via the coding sequence ATGATCCGGCTGGTGCTTGGCGGCGAGAAATCGGGCAAATCCGACATGGCTTACGGCCTGTTTCTGGAGGCGCCCGGGCCGGGCGTGATCCTGGCCATGGGCCGGGCCCGCGACGAGGGCTTCCGCCGCCAGATCCTGGCGCACCGCCAGTCCCGCGACCCCGGGCTGCCCGTGCTCGAACCCGGGCTGGAGCTGGGCGCGGCCTTGCGGGACGCCTCGGTCAGGGGCCTCAAGGTGCTGGTGGACAGCCTGGACTTCTGGGTGTTCGCCTGCCTGGAGGACGGACGGGACCGCTCTGAGGAGCTGGCCCTGGCCCTGGAGGGCTTCCGTGGGGCGGACGCCCCGCACTGCCTGCTGGTGAGCTGCGAGGTGGGCCTTGGCCCGGTGGCCGCCACCTCTCTGGTGCGCCGCTTCTCCAGGGCGCAGGGCGCGCTCAACCAGCGGCTGGCCGCCCTGGCGGACGAAGTGCGCCTGTGCGTGGCCGGGCTGCCCATGAGGCTCAAGTGA
- a CDS encoding M48 family metallopeptidase — protein MTKSDQFAPEYTLRVSGRARNVRLVVAPGTGLTVVVPKGFDPAEVPAIVARRADWVLGHLERLRGLGLDAPRQAPPPAAIELRALGECLPVRYRSGPGKTVRVAGDVPGGVSVAGAIADRELVERGLRTWLKRKAAQALPAWLGEESARLGLPCGPVSVRLQRSRWGSCTAKGGISLNARLLFLPRELAGYVLVHELAHTVHLNHSQEYWRFLERLLPGAAALDRALRSARRYVPAWATE, from the coding sequence GTGACGAAATCCGATCAATTCGCACCCGAGTACACGCTCAGGGTCTCGGGCAGGGCCCGCAACGTGCGGCTGGTGGTGGCTCCGGGCACGGGGCTGACCGTGGTGGTGCCCAAGGGCTTCGATCCCGCGGAGGTGCCTGCGATCGTGGCCCGCAGGGCGGACTGGGTGCTGGGGCACCTGGAGCGGCTGCGCGGGCTGGGGCTGGATGCGCCCAGGCAGGCGCCGCCCCCGGCGGCCATCGAGCTGCGCGCCCTGGGCGAGTGCCTGCCCGTGCGCTACCGCTCCGGGCCGGGCAAGACTGTGCGCGTGGCCGGGGACGTGCCGGGAGGCGTGAGCGTGGCCGGGGCCATAGCCGATCGCGAGCTGGTGGAGCGAGGCCTGCGGACCTGGCTCAAGCGCAAGGCCGCCCAGGCCCTGCCAGCCTGGCTGGGTGAGGAGTCGGCGCGGCTCGGGCTGCCCTGCGGCCCGGTGAGCGTGCGCCTGCAGCGCTCGCGCTGGGGCAGCTGCACGGCCAAGGGGGGGATTTCCCTCAATGCGCGGCTGCTGTTCCTGCCTCGCGAGCTGGCGGGCTACGTGCTGGTGCACGAGCTTGCCCACACCGTGCACCTCAACCACTCCCAGGAGTACTGGCGCTTCCTGGAGAGGCTGCTGCCGGGGGCGGCGGCCCTGGACCGGGCGCTGCGCTCGGCCCGGCGCTACGTGCCCGCCTGGGCAACGGAGTAA
- the cbiR gene encoding cobamide remodeling phosphodiesterase CbiR — protein MTSENIPPTGVPSRKLAATSWLWPTTLADNLSRIGAWNLPVRQAALLFYQSALSLAYTQDDIPPVPGLESHVHLPVDLPWKRGAAAVYAVISRLMELAGNLSPWGGVLHPPEAPGLLESVAALWREAAPGWRLLVENVPGQGLRRHWPVIQSLELPVCLDVGHMMAFGQTWLPGLPGLWERVELLHCYAPGTETGKHSHLALDRLTPGQEDELRAVFEALPAKTPVLFEVFSEEDLRASLEKFYGLHHEWGTAP, from the coding sequence ATGACAAGCGAAAACATTCCTCCCACAGGGGTTCCCTCCCGCAAGCTGGCGGCCACCAGCTGGCTCTGGCCAACCACCCTGGCCGACAACCTGTCGCGCATCGGCGCCTGGAATCTGCCCGTGCGCCAGGCTGCGCTGCTCTTCTATCAGAGCGCGCTATCCCTGGCCTACACCCAGGACGACATCCCGCCCGTCCCCGGCCTGGAATCCCATGTGCATCTGCCCGTTGACCTGCCCTGGAAGCGCGGGGCAGCGGCCGTGTACGCCGTCATCTCCCGCCTGATGGAGCTAGCCGGGAACCTCTCGCCCTGGGGCGGCGTTCTGCACCCGCCCGAAGCCCCCGGGCTTCTTGAGAGCGTGGCCGCGCTCTGGCGGGAGGCCGCGCCGGGTTGGCGGCTCCTGGTGGAGAACGTGCCGGGCCAGGGGCTCAGGCGGCACTGGCCGGTGATCCAGTCCCTGGAGCTGCCCGTGTGCCTTGACGTGGGGCACATGATGGCCTTCGGGCAAACCTGGCTGCCGGGCCTGCCGGGGCTGTGGGAGCGGGTGGAGCTGCTGCACTGCTACGCCCCCGGCACCGAGACGGGCAAACACAGCCACCTGGCCCTGGACAGGCTCACCCCCGGGCAGGAGGACGAACTGCGCGCCGTTTTCGAGGCCCTGCCCGCGAAAACACCAGTGCTTTTTGAAGTTTTTTCGGAAGAGGACTTGCGCGCCAGCCTGGAAAAATTCTACGGTCTGCACCACGAGTGGGGGACTGCCCCATGA
- a CDS encoding DHH family phosphoesterase — MAIFRVLTEKLAGLTGLMRPQQRWLIVINADPDAIGSAMALRQIIRSRGAQADIAHINEISRPDNLTMIHSLRIPLARLTPGMTGLYQHFAMVDSQPHHCTEFPALVYDVVLDHHPLDLRHPVQAKFSEIRPDYGSCSALLTEYLYNLGIVPGKLLATAMLYAIKTDTMTFERHFCDVDVKAFSYLSKYADKMLLRRIVHSDFHRRWLKFFSRAFARARYIGREGFLAYVGKVDNPDVLVVLADFFLRVHGLSWDCIAGQYGDKLVAVMRSDGLRRDMGKKAQAWFGDYGSAGGHMMAGRAEMDIARLDGRDPEQFLLSRLTGRANQAGAGHRAAREHPAQPQTEGRPAQ, encoded by the coding sequence ATGGCGATCTTCAGAGTGCTAACCGAAAAGCTGGCCGGGCTCACGGGCCTGATGCGCCCGCAGCAGCGCTGGCTGATCGTCATCAACGCCGATCCCGACGCCATCGGCAGCGCCATGGCCCTGCGCCAGATCATCCGCAGCCGCGGCGCCCAGGCCGACATCGCCCACATCAACGAGATATCCCGCCCCGACAACCTGACCATGATCCACAGCCTGCGCATCCCCCTGGCCAGGCTGACCCCGGGCATGACCGGGCTCTACCAGCACTTCGCCATGGTGGACTCCCAACCGCACCACTGCACCGAGTTCCCGGCCCTGGTTTATGACGTGGTCCTGGACCATCACCCCCTGGACCTCAGGCACCCCGTGCAGGCCAAGTTCTCGGAGATTCGCCCGGATTACGGCTCCTGCAGCGCGCTGCTCACGGAGTACCTCTACAACCTGGGCATCGTCCCGGGGAAGCTCCTGGCCACGGCCATGCTCTACGCCATCAAGACCGACACCATGACCTTCGAGCGCCATTTCTGCGATGTGGACGTGAAGGCCTTCAGCTATCTCTCGAAATACGCTGACAAAATGCTCCTGCGGCGCATCGTGCACTCGGACTTCCACCGCCGCTGGCTGAAGTTCTTCTCCCGGGCCTTCGCCAGGGCGCGCTACATCGGGCGGGAGGGCTTTCTGGCCTATGTGGGCAAGGTGGACAACCCCGACGTGCTGGTGGTGCTGGCCGACTTCTTTCTGCGCGTGCACGGCCTCTCCTGGGACTGCATCGCGGGCCAGTACGGCGACAAGCTGGTGGCCGTGATGCGCTCCGACGGCCTGCGCCGCGACATGGGCAAGAAAGCCCAGGCCTGGTTCGGGGATTACGGCAGCGCGGGAGGGCACATGATGGCGGGCCGGGCCGAGATGGACATTGCCCGGCTGGACGGGCGCGACCCGGAGCAGTTCCTGCTGTCGCGCCTCACCGGGCGCGCCAATCAGGCGGGAGCGGGCCACCGGGCGGCGAGGGAGCATCCGGCCCAGCCGCAGACCGAGGGGAGGCCGGCGCAATGA